One Nocardia sp. BMG111209 DNA segment encodes these proteins:
- a CDS encoding acyl-CoA dehydrogenase family protein produces the protein MTFELTADQRLFQSTTREFLADTMSITAVRAAGETEAGFDRGWWRRAVELGWTAMLVPEQWGGGSVSGRPLTELSLVAEELGRSCAPGPLITTSAVLAGLAAGGERFAEVTGEVVAGERIAVWAVYEPGHGLEFPVGATVPDIGTRLTADGDGYRLSGLKDRVEAAGQADLFLVTATGPDGPVQVLVPADAAGVTVTPTWTLDLVRRTGEVRFEEVAVPADAVVHTGAAAAAALEAEIQVAAILTAAETVGATDRAFDATVGWMFDRYTFGRPLASYQALKHRMADNKTWLEASRATAAAAAETHDDDPTGAAEVVSVAKSYVSAKAPVIVQDCVQIHGGIGVTWEHDLHLYLRRVTLGRALYGTPEEHRRRITDLITAA, from the coding sequence ATGACTTTCGAGCTGACCGCGGACCAGCGGTTGTTCCAGTCGACCACGCGGGAATTTCTCGCCGACACCATGTCGATCACGGCGGTACGCGCCGCCGGGGAGACCGAGGCCGGATTCGACCGCGGCTGGTGGCGGCGGGCCGTCGAACTGGGCTGGACGGCGATGCTGGTGCCGGAGCAGTGGGGCGGCGGATCCGTCTCGGGGCGGCCGTTGACGGAACTGTCGCTGGTCGCCGAGGAATTGGGCCGCAGCTGCGCGCCGGGACCGCTGATCACCACCAGCGCCGTCCTGGCCGGGCTCGCCGCCGGCGGCGAGCGGTTCGCGGAGGTGACCGGCGAGGTCGTCGCCGGGGAGCGGATCGCGGTGTGGGCGGTCTACGAACCGGGCCACGGGCTCGAATTCCCCGTCGGCGCGACGGTGCCGGATATCGGCACCCGGCTGACCGCCGACGGCGACGGCTATCGGCTCAGCGGGCTGAAGGATCGGGTGGAGGCGGCCGGACAGGCCGACCTGTTCCTGGTGACCGCGACGGGTCCGGACGGGCCGGTGCAGGTACTCGTGCCCGCCGACGCGGCGGGTGTGACCGTGACGCCGACCTGGACCCTGGATCTGGTGCGCCGCACCGGCGAGGTGCGCTTCGAGGAGGTCGCGGTCCCCGCCGACGCGGTGGTGCACACCGGCGCCGCCGCCGCGGCCGCGCTGGAGGCCGAGATCCAGGTGGCGGCGATCCTGACCGCCGCGGAGACCGTCGGCGCCACCGACCGCGCCTTCGACGCCACCGTCGGCTGGATGTTCGACCGCTACACCTTCGGCCGCCCGCTGGCGTCCTACCAGGCGCTGAAGCATCGGATGGCCGACAACAAGACCTGGCTGGAGGCCTCCCGCGCCACCGCCGCCGCGGCGGCCGAGACCCACGACGACGATCCGACCGGCGCCGCCGAGGTGGTCAGCGTCGCGAAATCCTATGTGAGCGCGAAGGCGCCGGTGATCGTGCAGGACTGCGTGCAGATCCACGGCGGCATCGGTGTCACCTGGGAGCACGACCTGCACCTGTACCTGCGCCGGGTCACCCTGGGCCGGGCCCTGTACGGCACCCCGGAGGAACACCGCCGCCGCATCACCGACCTGATCACCGCGGCCTGA
- a CDS encoding LLM class F420-dependent oxidoreductase, translating to MRFFFHYPETAGYEGDVLDAGPLRDVAVTVERSGFDGFSLSEHPIPGARWLASGGHQTLDPFVSLGFVAAATERLKLLTYLAVAPYRNPFLLAKSAATLDKLSGGRAIVGIGTGYQKSEFHALGVDFDERNALFEETLDVLPLHWSGEPFSYQGRHFSARDVVARPRPVQSPIPIWIGGNSKLTQRRVGQRAQGWIPMSGGGELNSTARTPELGDFDELAGKIADIRSAAREAGRTEHIDVVYSYNDTSILNPTADADRHREVFGHLEKIGIDWITVSSRTSEASATFDFIEGFGAAYLRG from the coding sequence ATGCGTTTCTTCTTCCATTACCCCGAGACGGCCGGGTACGAGGGCGACGTACTGGATGCCGGTCCGCTGCGCGACGTGGCGGTCACGGTGGAACGCTCCGGATTCGACGGCTTCTCGCTCAGTGAGCATCCGATCCCGGGTGCACGCTGGCTGGCCTCCGGCGGACATCAGACCCTCGACCCGTTCGTGTCGCTGGGCTTCGTGGCCGCCGCGACCGAGCGGCTGAAGCTGCTCACCTATCTGGCCGTCGCCCCCTACCGCAACCCGTTCCTGCTCGCGAAATCGGCTGCGACACTGGACAAGCTGTCCGGTGGCCGCGCGATCGTCGGCATCGGCACCGGGTACCAGAAGAGCGAATTCCACGCGCTGGGAGTCGATTTCGACGAACGCAACGCGCTGTTCGAGGAGACCCTCGACGTCCTGCCCCTGCACTGGAGCGGTGAGCCGTTCAGCTACCAGGGCCGGCACTTCAGCGCCCGCGACGTGGTGGCCCGGCCGCGGCCGGTGCAGAGCCCCATCCCGATCTGGATCGGCGGCAACTCGAAGCTGACCCAGCGCCGGGTCGGCCAGCGCGCGCAGGGCTGGATCCCGATGAGCGGCGGCGGCGAACTGAACTCCACCGCGCGCACCCCGGAACTCGGCGACTTCGACGAGCTGGCCGGGAAGATCGCCGATATCCGTTCCGCCGCAAGGGAAGCCGGGCGCACCGAACATATCGACGTGGTCTACTCCTACAACGACACCAGCATCCTGAACCCGACCGCGGACGCGGACCGGCACCGTGAGGTGTTCGGGCATCTGGAGAAGATCGGCATCGACTGGATCACGGTGTCCAGCCGCACCAGCGAGGCTTCCGCGACCTTCGATTTCATCGAG
- a CDS encoding acyl-CoA dehydrogenase family protein: MTELESVEEFRDRARRWLKDNLPAATGRYSGPENDDVWDRSRQLQRILFDGGFAGICYPKEYGGQGLTTAHQRAFTEESFEYEMPLVFNIPTLSICAPTILDLGTEDQKHKHLTGVLRGDQLLVQFLSEPRGGSDLAGLTTRADRDGDEWVLNGSKIWSSGAYAADYGICLARTNWDAPKHEGLTLFLVPVHAPGVTIQRIKQVTGSTEFCQEFFDDVRLPADSVLGEVNGGWAAASRLLFHERSAMGGTSPYMSGSRPRLSVDLSELVELARSVGRLDDPSVREDIGEARAMFRVRDQLVARVSRQLASGELPPPASSIVRLFSAENAQFQIDKAIRIAGASAATAAPDGTGRQLGIDYLFRNSWSLAGGSAEMSRNVISERLLGMPREFAADRGVPFNQVKHGR, translated from the coding sequence ATGACCGAACTGGAATCCGTCGAGGAGTTCCGCGACCGCGCCCGCCGCTGGCTGAAGGACAACCTGCCCGCCGCGACCGGCCGCTACTCCGGCCCCGAGAACGACGACGTCTGGGACCGCTCCCGGCAACTGCAGCGCATCCTCTTCGACGGCGGCTTCGCGGGCATCTGTTATCCGAAGGAGTACGGCGGCCAGGGACTGACCACCGCACACCAGCGGGCGTTCACCGAGGAATCCTTCGAATACGAGATGCCGTTGGTGTTCAACATCCCGACGCTATCGATCTGCGCGCCGACGATCCTCGACCTCGGCACCGAGGACCAGAAACACAAACACCTCACCGGCGTCCTGCGCGGCGACCAACTGCTCGTGCAGTTCCTGTCCGAACCGCGCGGCGGCTCCGATCTGGCCGGGCTCACCACCCGCGCCGACCGCGACGGCGACGAATGGGTACTCAACGGCTCCAAGATCTGGAGCTCCGGCGCCTACGCCGCCGACTACGGGATCTGCCTGGCCCGCACCAACTGGGACGCGCCGAAGCACGAGGGCCTCACCCTGTTCCTGGTGCCGGTCCACGCACCCGGGGTCACCATCCAGCGGATCAAGCAGGTCACCGGCAGCACCGAGTTCTGCCAGGAATTCTTCGACGACGTGCGGCTGCCCGCCGACTCCGTGCTCGGCGAGGTGAACGGCGGCTGGGCGGCGGCGTCACGGCTGCTGTTCCACGAACGGTCCGCGATGGGCGGCACCTCGCCGTACATGAGCGGTTCCCGGCCGCGGCTGTCGGTCGACCTCAGCGAACTGGTCGAACTGGCCCGCTCGGTGGGCCGGCTCGACGACCCCTCGGTGCGGGAGGACATCGGCGAGGCGCGGGCGATGTTCCGGGTTCGGGACCAGCTGGTCGCGCGGGTGTCGCGGCAGCTGGCCAGCGGTGAGCTGCCGCCACCGGCCAGCTCGATCGTGCGGCTGTTCAGCGCGGAGAACGCGCAGTTCCAGATCGACAAGGCGATCCGGATCGCGGGCGCCTCGGCGGCCACCGCCGCACCCGACGGCACCGGCCGCCAGCTGGGCATCGACTATCTGTTCCGCAATTCCTGGAGCCTGGCCGGCGGTAGCGCCGAGATGTCGCGCAATGTGATCAGCGAGCGGCTGCTGGGTATGCCGCGCGAGTTCGCCGCCGACCGCGGCGTGCCGTTCAACCAGGTCAAACACGGCCGCTAG